One Oncorhynchus keta strain PuntledgeMale-10-30-2019 chromosome 22, Oket_V2, whole genome shotgun sequence DNA window includes the following coding sequences:
- the LOC118401448 gene encoding uncharacterized protein LOC118401448, which translates to MGRRNKPRATRPEIGDKLVTPDPHPMVVGAVKCVLPRKTALNLLKACEITTNIRSPVSNTYERLDNRVVKICVNLWPVLASAKEPVEESSSLLDEEEPGTSTDTRTFNTSKSGEQRPRDQERRHHVRQELDRAKASCLVKPILLPPISKLSLTTRQAHSECMGMQVPHTSLPQICVSDQDALVKSSKGTKAIENKAPFPMILLQKTSNLMDSTIISQCRSAQVHLPEISVSSIEGLLQRVAERVGRRERDETSGLTNPDHLLMAGALRDLREKRLQHRGDYSSEGTVRCPEVKPIGGQKGTTLVTENGMQNPASLCNKTKLPVILSMSKGSL; encoded by the exons ATGGGCCGGAGGAACAAGCCAAGGGCAACAAGACCAGAAATAGGTGATAAATTGGTAACACCTGACCCTCATCCAATGGTTGTGGGAGCAGTGAAATGTGTACTACCCAGGAAGACTGCCTTAAACTTACTTAAGGCTTGTGAAATAACCACAAACATCCGAAGTCCTGTCTCCAATACGTATGAGAGATTAGATAATAGAGTGGTGAAAATCTGTGTCAATCTATGGCCTGTCCTGGCTTCAGCCAAAGAGCCTGTAGAGGAAAGCAGTAGTTTGCTGGATGAAGAGGAACCTGGGACCAGCACAGATACAAGGACCTTCAACACATCAAAGTCTGGTGAGCAGCGTCCGAGAGACCAAGAAAGGAGACACCATGTTAGACAAGAATTGGACAGGGCTAAAGCAAGCTGTCTAGTGAAGCCTATTTTACTACCACCCATAAGTAAACTATCCCTTACAACACGACAAGCACATTCAGAGTGCATGGGAATGCAAGTGCCACACACATCTCTGCCACAGATATGTGTATCAGACCAAGATGCCTTGGTCAAATCCTCCAAGGGGACAAAAGCCATTGAGAATAAGGCACCATTTCCCATGATCCTATTGCAGAAGACCAGCAATTTGATGGACAGCACCATTATCTCCCAATGT AGGTCTGCCCAGGTTCACCTCCCTGAGATATCAGTGTCCAGTATAGAAGGCCTGCTTCAGAGAGTTGCAGAgcgagtgggaaggagagagagggatgagacatCGGGACTGACCAATCCTGATCATCTTCTCATGGCTGGCGCGCTGCGAGACCTGAGAGAGAAGAGGCTCCAGCATCGGGGAGACTATAGCTCAGA GGGAACGGTAAGATGTCCAGAGGTCAAGCCAATCGGTGGACAGAAAGGGACCACTCTAGTAACAGAGAATGGAATGCAGAACCCTGCCTCCCTCTGCAATAAAACCAAACTGCCTGTCATCCTTAGTATGTCCAAAGGAAGCCTTTGA